The Chrysemys picta bellii isolate R12L10 chromosome 5, ASM1138683v2, whole genome shotgun sequence DNA segment agcggtgcactgtggtcagctatcccacagttcccacagtccccgctgcccattggaattctgggtgtagccccaaaagccttctgggtaaaaaaaatgtgtccagggtgcttttgggtaactgtcgtcatctgtccatcactcccgccctccctccctgaaagcgccggcgggaaatcagttcgcgcacttttctagtcagtgacagcgcggacgccacagcactgcgagcatggagcacgctgcgaccatcgctgcatttgtggccgctctcaacgcctcgcagcttatcatacaccgttccctgaggcagatgcagataagtcaggcgaggaggctacggcactgtggtgagggcctgaagtctgagagtagcacagacctctcagaaagcacgggacccagtgccgaggacatcacggtggcaatgggtcatgttgatgccatggaacggcgattctgggcacgggaaacaagcactgagtggtgggaccgcatagtgctgcaggtctgggatgaatcccagtggctgcgaaactttcgcatgcggaagggaactttcctggaactttgtgagttgctgtcccctgccctgaagcgcaatgacacccggatgcgagcagccctgactgtccagaagcgagtggcgatagccctctggaagcttgcaacgccagacagctaccggtcagtcgtgaaccagtttggggtgggcaaatctaccgtgggggttgttgtgatgcaagtagccaaggcaattgttgatgtactgctgccaaagacagtgaccctgggaaacgtggaggcgatcatagatggcttcgcagcgatgggattcccaaactgcggtggggccatcgatggaactcacatccctatcctggcaccggaccaccaggccacccagtacattaaccgaaagggctacttttccatggtgctgcaagcactggtggaccacaggggacgttttaccaacatctacgtcggatggccgggcaaggttcatgacgctcgtgttttcaggaactctggtctgtttagacggctgcagcaaggtatttacttcccggaccacaaaataactgttggggatgtggagatgcctatagtcatcctcggggacccagcctacccgctaatgccctggctcatgaagccctatactggcgccctggacactgaaaaagaactcttcaactaccggctgagcaagtgcagaatggtggtggagtgtgcttttggccatctcaaggggagatggagaagcttactgacttgctgtgatctcagcgaaaccaatatccccattgttatagcagcttgctgtgtgctccacaatctctgtgagagcaagggggagacctttatggcagggtgggaggttgaggcaaatagcctggcttctgattacgcacagccagacagccgggcaattagaagagaccagcgggacgcgctgtgcatccgggaggctttgaaagctaggttcctgagtgagcagggtaacctgtgacttttaagttagtgtacagagaagctgaacctgcccccgtgtctttacccagttaatgttgactatcctctccagttacatacccccttcacccccttccaacacacgtttcgaaataaaatcacttctactttgttaatgaacaccgttttctttactactgttttcacgggaatgttttaaaactgggacgcagactgtgttggggagggggtgtagtgtagtgacgcaaatgaagcttctaaacccaaggattgacaggctccgctgtggtgggctgcttctttcaacggagcctgtcacccctcctgatcgggactgtgtgtatgggggggctatgtgactttgtggcagggggaggacggttacagatctcctgctgcgtggctctgtgatcctgcataaggtccGCCGCTtacgatctgtaactgccctcccccaccagagtcacagagcaacccacccaccaccacataacacgaaaaccacctcccagactgaccagggtaactagtaactgcactgtgtatgtgccctgctgctgtacctgcccccgcctatgtaccctgccaaaggtgactgtcctgtccaattaccaaccgcctttcccctcctcctccaaaagaacatgatggaaacagtagttaacaaaaacgtattttttattatcaactacacatggaactgggaggtgaaacttggacgggggcttgtgtcaggcgggaaggaaaaaacttttcaaattttggggaatgagagccttctgctactagtgctctctgcaggggtggagtgagagttaccacggactctgccgcccctccttctttggactttgggtgaggtgggtatgggacttggtggcgggggagggcggttagagatagactgcagcggggctctgtcctcctgcctctattcctgcagaacatccacaaggcgccggagcatgtccgtttgctccctcagtagtccaagcagcgtttgagtcgcctgctggtcttcctgctgccacctctcttcccgatccatgtttgattggtgcatttgggacaagttctcccgccactggatctgctgtgctgcctgggctcgggagcaggccataagctccgagaacatgtcctcccgtgtcctcttcttcctacgcctaatctgcgctagcctctgggagtgtgatgccaggctaggttgtgagacagttgcagatgtggctgtgggaatgggaaaaagggagtgaattcctcagaaagataaatgtagttgtgaacaaagaacatagtctttctctgtgaacaagaccatgcacagcacctatcacatgcgcactcagcacaaggtcgaattctcggccttcgcattcagtgcctggggtcttgcacagcacatttgagaagcggggcagcacaacggaatttctgttgcaggcagacatggtaagccgtagacttgtggcagcttaaaactttaatattagcactggcctcatttcactttgaaagcaatgtcagtccctgctgccagcaatccggcaagcaggaactctgcccctgtcccaccccctcgcggctgtccccgggaacgatccctgtagactacccctctcccgcctccaccgcgtggctgcaaaccagcggttacagttctgtaaaggaacgggcaagcagtcccaacactaacattcccctacctaattcaaagcaggtcaccatgagcgacatcaccctgatgaggatctctgacagcgagaaagagagaatgctccgggaaagcctccaaagaccagggccgtatgccgccctgctgtgcagagcaatgattccagagtacttgattgtctcgtggcgcggcaacgtgtcgtactacggaggacccaataaggccgctctccccaggaacctcatgcaacggctttccaattacctccaggagagcttcatcgagatgtcccaggaggatttctgctctatccccggacatatagaccgcattttactgtagctgcagtagcagggactaaacagtagagcggcttgggcaggacaatcatgcaaaaccggacattgctagattttttttcaaaacttgcactgcccatgactgaaccgttaagcgcctagggcaaagtaatcatgaacaacccattcttttaattgttaaaattccagttctgttaaaaataaatgtttatatgtttacaacacttactggctgatccttccccagattctgtgtccggggtaacggctggggacggttggtaggggatctctgtaagggtgatgaagagatcctggctgtcggggaaatcagcgttgtgagcgctgccgactgcctcgtcctcctcatctccttcctcatcttccccgtcccctaacatgtccgaggaaccggccgtggacaatatcccatcctcagagtccacggtcagtggtggggtagtggtggcggccgcacctaggatggaatgcagtgcctcgtagaaacgggatgtctggggatgggatccggagcgtccgtttgcctctttggtcttctggtagccttgtctcagctccttgattttcacgcggcactgcgttgcatcccggctgtatcctctctctgacatgtctttagagatcttctcatagatctttgcattccgtttcttggagcgcagctcagaaagcacggactcatcgccccacacagcgatcagatccaagacttcccgatcagtccatgctggggccctctttctattctgagattgcacggccatcactgcaggagagctctgcatccttgccagtgctgctgagctcgccacgatgtccagacaggaaatgagattcaaactggccagacaggaaaaggaattcaaattcaaattttcctggggcttttcctgtgtggctggtcagagcatccaagatcgtactgctgtccagagcgtcaacagagtggtgcactgtgggatagctcccggagctattagcatcgatttccatccacacctagcctaattcgacatggacatgtcaaatttagcgctactcccctcgtcggggaggagtacagaagtcgaattaaagagacctctatgtcgaactaaatagcatcgcagtgtggacgggtgcagggttaattcgatgtaacggcgctaaattcgacataaacgcctagtgtagatcaggccccaGTCTGCTCGGCCCTGTTGAGacctcagttggagtactgtgtccaattccaggtgcttcactttaggaaagatgtaaataaattggagagagtccagaggagagtcacaaaaatgataaaaggtttagaaaacctgacctatgaggaaaagttaacaAAGCTGGGTATGGTaggtcttgagaaaagaagactgagtgaggacctgataacagtcttatgttaagggctgttttaaagaggttggtgatcagttgttctccatgttctccgtgtccactgacGGCAGGACAagagtaatgggcttaatttgcagcaaggggcatttaggttagaaattaggacaaactttctaattataagggtagttaaactctggaacaggcttccaagagaggttgtggaatctccatcatttagggtgaccaggcaggaagtttgaaaaatcgggacgggagtgggggggtaataggagcctatataagaaaaagacccaaaaagcgggactgtccctataaaattgggacatttggtcaccctcaTTGCAAGATTTTAAGAATAGGTTGAACAaccatctgtcagggatggtctaggatttacttggtcttgcctcagtgtAGGAGGCTGGACTTGTTGACTTCTCAATGTCCTTTTTAGCTCTACATTTCTTTGATTCTATTAATTTTTTCTGTGGCATGCCCCTGTGGCATGCCCCTGGGGCAGCAGAACAAAACACTACCCCTTACTATGGGCTGTGTTCATctggcacaatctagcccagaAGATTCTAAAGTATGTATTAGTGGCCGGaatctgccacccttattcacgGTGACTAGCACTTTattccatgagtagtcccatctGTTTCAATGAGACTGTTCTAAGGGAAGGATTATTCAcaatgagtaagggttgcagaaacTTGTTCTAAAGTATCATAGGTGGATAAATACATTTAGGCGGcttaaaatatctattttttcctgcaaaaaataCAGCCGTAGTAGCATTTAACATTTTACTGCTGTATTTAGAACAAAGTTTAGAAAAGGGCAGATGTTATTTGAACACAAATTAATATAGATTGTCTTGACAAATACATTTTGTTGAGTCATAAAAATAGTTTTACTCCTACTGGCGTATTTTCTGTCTGACAGCAGGTTAAATGCATTTAATCTACCGACACTGTATGACATATAGTTGTTCTTCACACTTTCTCCTGAGCCAAAAGTATCCAGTGCAGATTTTATTATGTAGATATATCTAGTAAATGAAGTGGATTTAAATTGCCATCTATCTCACCTATGATTGTATCCCCATATTTGGACTCATACAGTGGAAAAGACAGATTATTATCTATGATGTTTAGAAATATAATGCttggaaaataattttaattggAAAAGCAAAGCTTCTTATTTCTACAATATATCACTGATATTTTTGTGTTACTCTTCAGAAGGAAACATTTTATTAGCAGGAGattactgaatttttttttcaaacatggCAGACCATAGATGCTGAAAGCAAACAGctgttttcacaatttttttgtttttttaaagggagatCCCTCTTTAGTAGGAAGTTGTTCTTCTCTGTTATAATAGCTTTGGGATAAACTCATGGTAAGAAGTGTAAAATTCAACATAATAAAACTGTTAAACTAAAACAATATTACATTTAGAGCTAAACTGCCCAAAACCAGGAAAGGAAGTTCCCTTAACCCAGTCCTTTTGTCTAAAAATCACTACGTAATACTGGGCCTTGCTATATGCTTTATTCTATTGTAAAATGGGGAACAAAATAGTTAAAAGTGCAGTAACATTGTTTTGCAAAGCACTTGGAAAGTCAACATGGATTAGTAGACTCAACCCTGGACTAGGGGGCCATTACTCCTGTGGTCTGATCTAAATTTTTGTCAGTGGTTTTGTTGTGTACTACTGTGTAAGTCATGtaatctaagggtttgtctacacttaaaatatgACTGTTATTTGGCTAACCTTAGGATCCATGACCAACTAAAACTCCCCCAGCTTTTGTCTACCACCTGACTTAAGCTGCAAGCTTTTTGGGCTGGGATTGTGTCTTGCTGTGTTTGGACATTACATGGCACATTGTGAGTCCACCATAATTCAATAACAATTAATAATAGATTCCTGAGTGCCAGAGCTGTTGGCCTCTACCCCATCTGCCATTCACTGCTGGAAGTGACATCAGGGAGCGTGGAGCTCCCTTTTCTTCAAAATCTATCAATGCCAGTTATTTAGTTGACAAGAGTGGGGCTTCAGAGAGAGGCAAGGTACCTCCAGCCTCTGAAGACTAGGAATAGCAGACCAAGACTGCAACCAGAACTCTTATTCTGTATATCTGACACTGTATTATGCGGCTGTTAAACTTCCAGGCCAGCTCAGGAATTAGGTTATTTTAGTAGAGTGTTAGGTTTTAGTGTCTCCTGGTGATGTGAGTAAGTcaaatactgtggtgatgggagcTAGAGAAGTAACTAAACAGATAAATATTGGCAGAGTACAATATTTTCATGGTCTCAGAGTCCACAACATAATTAGTTGTTTTAAcctttgttttatttactttgttCTTTAtctcacaaaatgttttgaaaggCAGAATAGTGGGCTTTTTGTTCTGCTAAGCttcttgaaaaaataaaattttatgcatatatatttgaaaaagagaaaaaaaaacttaatgCCAGCTGGTCATTCCAGTGTTTTTATTCCTCTCCTAAAGGAAAGTTATGAGGTTAATAAAATGACATCATTCTCTCTCCTGTGAATGCCATAGTGCAAGCTAAGGAAAAAGGAGTGGAAAAAACTATAATACAGATAAACATTTTACATTACAGCTAGTGTTTAAATGCATTGTACACCATACTCTGTGTACCTAGCCTCCattttgccagaagttgggagtggacgacagggaatagatcact contains these protein-coding regions:
- the LOC135983979 gene encoding uncharacterized protein LOC135983979; this encodes MQSSPAVMAVQSQNRKRAPAWTDREVLDLIAVWGDESVLSELRSKKRNAKIYEKISKDMSERGYSRDATQCRVKIKELRQGYQKTKEANGRSGSHPQTSRFYEALHSILGAAATTTPPLTVDSEDGILSTAGSSDMLGDGEDEEGDEEDEAVGSAHNADFPDSQDLFITLTEIPYQPSPAVTPDTESGEGSATTSATVSQPSLASHSQRLAQIRRRKKRTREDMFSELMACSRAQAAQQIQWRENLSQMHQSNMDREERWQQEDQQATQTLLGLLREQTDMLRRLVDVLQE